Within Bradymonas sediminis, the genomic segment GTTGTAGATGGCGATGCTCATGCGCATTGGCGAGGTTGGGCGGGCACTGCTGCTCAGTCCGCCGCCGGTGCTTCGGCAGCCATGTCGAAATAGACGGTGCTTCCCTGCAGTTCGGCGTGAGTAAAATACGGGCCGTCGTGGGCTTGGCCGTTCACATTCACGCCGACGACATAGGGGGTCTCCGGGCCTGCGCCAGGGGCCTCAATGCGCAGGGTTTTACCGTCGCCCAGGTCGACTTCGATCTCGGGGAAGAGCGGCGAGCCGAGCATATAGGTGTCGTGGCCGGCGACCGGCGAGAAGCCGAGAGCGCTGAAGATATACCAGGCCGACAGGGTGCCGCCGTCGTCATTGCCGACCAGCCCGTCCGGGCCGCTGCCGTAGGCGGTGGATTGGATGAGGCGCACCCATTTGCCGACCTCGGCGGGGCGGTCGGTGAAGTTGAATAGGTAGGGCGCGCCGATATCGTGCTCGTTGCCATGCCAATATTTGCCATCGGGGAGCAGCGGTAGATAGTCGTCGGTGTTGATGCCTGCGTCGTCGAAGAATTTGTGGAGTTGCTCGTAGAGCGCGCTTGGGCCGCCGAAGGCCTCGCTGAGCTGGGTGGGGTGCCAGATCGGGTAGAATCGCCAATGCCAGGCGTTGCCCTCGGTGTAGTGGTCTTCGCTAAAAGCGCCGTGGCTCATCATCACGACGAAGCTGCCATCGGCGTTTCGCGGGGTCATGAATTTCGTCGTCTCCTCAAATGTATTCTTCCAATTCTCCGAACGCTCACGCAGCGCGCTCGCCTCGGCGCGGCCGAGGTGATCGGCTAAATTGGCGAGCGCCCAATCGTTCCATGCGTATTCCAGGGTGCGGGAGACGGATTGGCTAAATTCGTCGTCGGGCACGTAGCCAAGCTCGAGGTAGCGAGCGACCGCGCGCCGGCCGGTGAAGATCGAGCCGGGGGGCGTTTGTTGGGTCGCTGTGATGAGTAGGGCGTCGAATGCCTCCTGGTAGTCGACGCCGTCGATTCCCTTGAGCGCGCTTTCGGCGAAGAGTTGGTCGGCGGGCGTCCCCAGCATGCTATTGGTATAGGTCTGGAGCGCCGGCCAGCGCGGGATAAAGCCGGTGGCGCGCTTCATCGCGAGCAATGAGTTCAGGCTATCGCGCTGCAGGTCCGGGTCGATGAGCGTGAGCAATGGGTGGAGGGTGCGGAACGTGTCCCACAGCGACAGATCTGAATAATATTTGGAGCCGTTGACCTGGTGAATCTGGTCGTCCATGCCGCGGTAGCGCCCGTCCGCCCCGTCGAGTCGGGTCGGCATGCGCCACACATTATAGAGGGCGGTGTAGAAGATGCGCAGGTCGTCTTCGGCGCCGCCGCGCACGCGCACGCGCCCGAGCTTGTCGAGCCAGGCGGCTTTGGCCTCTTCGCGCACGGCTTCAAAGGTCTTGGCGTCGAGCTCTTCGCTTCGGTGCAGCCGCGCCTGGTCGAGGTCGACGAAGGAGAGGCCGACGCGCAGCTCAACCTGCTCGGCGTCGCTGAAGTCGAGCACCGCGCCGCCTTCGACTCCCTGAGCGCTCGACGCGCCAGCGTTCACGCCGCTGTCATCCCAGGTGGAGACCGCGGTGGGGGCGGAGTCGCTGGTCGCCGAAAAGTAGAGGGTGAACGGGCCGCTTCGGGTCGCGAAATCACCGCCAAAGACCACATGACCCTCGATGGTCTGGCCGTCGACCGCCATCGTCACCTCGGTTTCGGCCGAAGTAACGATGCTCGAGGCCGGGTTGAAGAGCAGGGTGATGCCGCCGGCGTCGCTGCGATAGCGATGAAAGCCCGCGCGAAGTGAGGCGGTAAGTTCGACGGTGACGCCGGCGTCGGGGAGGTGAACTGAATAATAGCCCGGAGCCGCCTGCTCGCTGTCTTTGTCGAGCGCGGTATATTGCGCCCAGGGCTTGGCAGCGTCGACGGTCGCGACCGGCAAAACGCTCAGGTTTCCAAGCCCCGGTGCGCCGGTGCCCACCAGGTGAAGATGGGTAAATCCGCGCACCTCCGGGTCATCATAATGATAGCCGCTGAAGTGGGATTGGGGGTAGTATTTGCCATCTTTCGAGGTGTCTGGGCCGAGCTTTACCAGTCCGTTGGGGACCTGGGCGGTCGGGGTGAGCGCGGCATAGCCGAAGCCCAATCCTCCCGTGCCGATAAATGGGTCGACCAACGAAAAGGCCCGCTCGGCGTCGACCCACTGCGGCTTTGCGTCGAGCGTATCAGCGACATCAACGGCGTCGGCGGTCGTGTCCGGTGAGGCGTCCGATATATCGGCCGCGGGCGTTGAGTTTTCGTCGCTGGCGCATCCCGCGAATACCGCGAGCGCGAAGAGGCTAAAAAGGAAGATGGTCTTTGGGTTCATGAGGGACGTCCGGCGCAGTCGAAAAAATGCGGTGAG encodes:
- a CDS encoding GH92 family glycosyl hydrolase, whose translation is MNPKTIFLFSLFALAVFAGCASDENSTPAADISDASPDTTADAVDVADTLDAKPQWVDAERAFSLVDPFIGTGGLGFGYAALTPTAQVPNGLVKLGPDTSKDGKYYPQSHFSGYHYDDPEVRGFTHLHLVGTGAPGLGNLSVLPVATVDAAKPWAQYTALDKDSEQAAPGYYSVHLPDAGVTVELTASLRAGFHRYRSDAGGITLLFNPASSIVTSAETEVTMAVDGQTIEGHVVFGGDFATRSGPFTLYFSATSDSAPTAVSTWDDSGVNAGASSAQGVEGGAVLDFSDAEQVELRVGLSFVDLDQARLHRSEELDAKTFEAVREEAKAAWLDKLGRVRVRGGAEDDLRIFYTALYNVWRMPTRLDGADGRYRGMDDQIHQVNGSKYYSDLSLWDTFRTLHPLLTLIDPDLQRDSLNSLLAMKRATGFIPRWPALQTYTNSMLGTPADQLFAESALKGIDGVDYQEAFDALLITATQQTPPGSIFTGRRAVARYLELGYVPDDEFSQSVSRTLEYAWNDWALANLADHLGRAEASALRERSENWKNTFEETTKFMTPRNADGSFVVMMSHGAFSEDHYTEGNAWHWRFYPIWHPTQLSEAFGGPSALYEQLHKFFDDAGINTDDYLPLLPDGKYWHGNEHDIGAPYLFNFTDRPAEVGKWVRLIQSTAYGSGPDGLVGNDDGGTLSAWYIFSALGFSPVAGHDTYMLGSPLFPEIEVDLGDGKTLRIEAPGAGPETPYVVGVNVNGQAHDGPYFTHAELQGSTVYFDMAAEAPAAD